The Vitis vinifera cultivar Pinot Noir 40024 chromosome 3, ASM3070453v1 region GAGATCAATTTCATAGCATCAGAAAATATGATTGAGTGACAATGTTTTTAGAACAGAATTATTACTTGGCAAGATAAATGAACAAATGCAAATGCACCATGGGAAAAGCCAAATGGAAATCATCAATCAAAACCCAGGACCAAAGCAGTAACCTGGGAAAAAGATTAGCTTTTATTGAGAGCATTTGGCTctatattattgtaattttgtaGTCCACAAAGAAGCATGGATATCTTCACTAAAACTAAAGTGATACCCAGATTTATTATGCACAGCTCTGAAATGAATATATGTTATACAAAAGCTTTGAACAGAgtatttttcacaaataaaacatGGATTACGCTCGGTTGTACAGCATTCGGAGCCCCCAAAATCACCATTGCCACCACCTTCACTTCCTTGATTCTCAGGTCTCTTTTTATCCTCAGCATTTCACAGCTTCCTGCATCCGGTGCTTATCCCCCGCCCTCGTCACCAGCAGAATGGGTTCTGCAGTTAACAACCCGAAAAAACTTAAAGATAAATCCACTTCTCCCAAAGATGATACATAGACTAATGAAAAGCCATATGAGATGTTTGCAAACTTACCAACTTCTTTAtaaacttctttttcttcttcttcttcttctcgaTGTAGGTCATCAATTCTCCCTGTCGTATAAGAGCCTCCTCCAGAGCCTGCACCAACACAAAGTTTCAGTGAAGATGATACTTCAATATTTGCAGTGTTGGACCTAATTGAGGACAATAACAGAATTGAACATAGATGCATATGGTTACCTTCCTGTTTGCTGCCAGTTCTTGCTCCAGGGCATTGGCGCGGTTTATAGCAGCATTCATCATTTCCTCTTTCTCAGCTAGCATGGCCATGGATTTAATGCTTAGGACGCTCATCTTTTCTTCCACTTCAGCTACACGCTTGATGATGGACATGTAATCCACACTGGAAACTTCTGGTGCTGGTGACTTCTGGGGATGTTGTGCATGGCTTTTTACTATTGTGTCCACGCAGTAGTCTGGAGTAGAATAAAGGGTGGCATCTGTGAGCCTCTTTGGCATGTTTTTTGTCAAGCGGATCATTGTGATGATGCCCACCACAAAGCTCATCAACCCACTGAAAATTTGATCAGTTACTCGTCCTTGAGGCCTGCAAGGATCTCCATGTGTGGGGAAACAATCTGTAGGTTTGGAAACATAAGTGAGTTTTTTTACCGTATTGTTGGATTAACGACATGTTTCGTTCAAAAACTTCTGTACCTCTAGAAAGGGCAAATTGGGGGTTGTTGTTTACAGCTTTAGGCCAGGTTGCATCCACAGCCTTGTCAACCACTTGAATGAAGCCCTCATACTCATAACCACCATAGTCCTTTGTGTTGGGATATTTCTGCAAAAGGAAATACAAGGAAAATTTACATCAATCACTCCGTCCTTTCTGACATTATCCTCAAGAATATGTGTCAGAGTTCCAACTTGATTTGAGTTAAAAATGTGGGTCATGCAGATCTAATCTGGACGAGAAAACTTACTTCTTCTTGAACAGGAGAGAGTGGTTGATGTTCTACATGCTCCTTTGCAAGTCTGGAAGAGTGAGACCACTTATCTCCTGAGTCAAAACTGATGTCTGAGTCGAAAGAATCACATTTCTTCATGTTTTAACATGCAAGGAAACGTTGGGCAATTAATCAATAATCTGAATACTGAAACTGCACCATGCTGTCTGGCATTCAAAATGTAacagaatgaaagaaaaagggaaactTAATAAGAAAGAAGAAGTACCTTATGTGCCATCTCTTCCCCAGAAACCGTATTCTCGTCGATGACaggaattaaaattttcttaaagctTTTGGCGTCATAATTTTGAGCCATCTGCTCATCAAATTATCAAATACATGTTACTAACACACACCTTGATGTTGCTCATTCAAAATATTCAATTGGAGTCAAAGCAGAGAAGTCTCTGTTTGGGAAAAATAGTAAAACATAGTAGTAGCAAATAACCTTCAGTATTTCTGGATCATTCCAGGGGCCCTTATCCGAACGCATACAACCACCTTTATCAGCACAAGTACAAGTACCACCCAAAAACTCTGGCAGCTCACTGTTAAAAATCAGAAAAACACGATGCTGTGAGACTCTATAGGAAAGCTCAAAGAATCAATAGCAAAATTTAGACCATGGAGACTAGAAATCCTAGCAAAATTTAAGTGAAAGTGATGAACAACAAATTACCTAGCATCGATTACTTCAAGCAACTTGCTCTGGTATTTATTACCCAACACCTGGTACAATAAAACCGTTAGATGGTTAAGTGGATTTTGTTTGATCAAAACAAGTAATAGTTTAAGGTAAACAGAAGACAAATGGTCACATGAATCTTTGAAGTGGTCTTGGGGTCAAGGAAAGATTTGACAGTATTCCATAACAGCCTGAATCCAGAACCAGCATTAATGATGAACATACGGCAAAGTGTCTGCAATAGATAGAACATCCACATCCACATTGGATCAGGCAAAGTCGAAGCATCcttttttccaaaaaggaaTCAAGAAGTTCTGGCACATCAACTTAGGCTAACAGAT contains the following coding sequences:
- the LOC100245225 gene encoding phosphatidylinositol/phosphatidylcholine transfer protein SFH12 — protein: MSDYFSGPLERSNKPVNEKSDIENSEDERKKKMGTFKKKAITASSKFRNSLTKKGRRNSKVMNIAVEEDDLDAEELQAVDAFRQALILEELLPSKHDDSRVMLRFLKARKFDIEKTKQMWADMINWRKEFGADTIMEDFEFKEIDDVLEYYPQGHHGVDKDGRPVYIERLGKVDPVKLMQVTTLERYVKYHVREFERTFKVKFPACSIAAKRHIDQSTTILDVQGVGLKNFNKSARELIMQLQKIDGENYPETLCRMFIINAGSGFRLLWNTVKSFLDPKTTSKIHVLGNKYQSKLLEVIDASELPEFLGGTCTCADKGGCMRSDKGPWNDPEILKMAQNYDAKSFKKILIPVIDENTVSGEEMAHKKCDSFDSDISFDSGDKWSHSSRLAKEHVEHQPLSPVQEEKYPNTKDYGGYEYEGFIQVVDKAVDATWPKAVNNNPQFALSRDCFPTHGDPCRPQGRVTDQIFSGLMSFVVGIITMIRLTKNMPKRLTDATLYSTPDYCVDTIVKSHAQHPQKSPAPEVSSVDYMSIIKRVAEVEEKMSVLSIKSMAMLAEKEEMMNAAINRANALEQELAANRKALEEALIRQGELMTYIEKKKKKKKKFIKKLNPFCW